The Zingiber officinale cultivar Zhangliang chromosome 2A, Zo_v1.1, whole genome shotgun sequence genomic sequence gacaATTCTCTTTATTTATTATTGGATGAGCACCTCTGCTTGTTTGATGTCCTGAAGGTGACAACTGATTGGTGATTCTTTGTAAATCATTCCTCGTCCAAGTAGAATCCTTTACCACACTTGTTACCTGGTTGGGTTATTAGCATCTCTTTGAGGAGGCTGAGCCGTTAAGTTTTGTTGATGGTGAAATTGACCGCTTGTAATCACAGACTCACAACTGGTGTTTCTTGTTGTCACAGATGCCTGAATGTTTAGTGACAAATAGTAAGATCGATTAAAAACTTCATACAACAGAGTTTAGTGTGTGCTTTCagaattgaaattgaaatatgacaaatatttgataaaattacATTATTGTTCATAATGGATTGCCAAAATAACAGCAGCTATGAGGAACTACCTATCCAAGTCGAAACAGATAGATAACATATTTAGTTCTTGTACTAGATggagtgaaaagatgaaaatattTGGTAGATACGATAACAAATACAATAAGaaaataattcaaacaagaacaTTGCATTTTTTGTGATAGGCACTTCAGAAAGTATGATAAGCTTAGTTTAAGCATACATACATTTTGTACTTGCTGGTGCATATGGCCATTCTGATAAACAAGTTCAGACACCTGCTTTTGCAGCCGATCATTTTCTTCCATTAACAATTTATTCATGGCACTAAGCTTGCGATTAACTGTTAGGAGCCAAAAGGATTCCTTCCTCTGCTTTTCCGGACATCTAGCAAAACAAAAGAGTGAATACTACAAATTTGACATACAATTAATGCATTACATATTATTTATATGCTGATAAGTATCAATCCTCTACCACAGTTCAATGGTCAAAACTTTGACAAGAATTAACAACTACAGAAAAAAACTAAACTTTTGACAAGAATCTTTAGATGTCTTTCAGAATTTTTTTTGGCAAAATACATATATACATATTAGAAACTTAACCCAAAATATAAACAGATACCAAAACTTCAGCACCTGGAACTTCTGAAACAATAAATTTGCAACACTTAAAATATGATCAAAGAAAAATACACTAATTCACCAAACAAAGAACAAGAACTTGTCCCCATATCATCTTAAGAAATTCCGGATATTTATCTACTGCAGAACTACATCCTAGAAATGCCCTCATTAAGTAACAAAATTCAATCCTCAGACTACTCTGATGGGCGAGTTTGAGAAGAAAAGAACCAGAATTGCTCAGAAATGTAATGGATAAATAAAGTAAACCTTATGCATACACCAGCACATAAAACTCCTTTCATATTTATAAGATTTTATTGATTGCGATAGAATGGACAAAGAAAAAGTGGAGTCGAAATGTACAAACAACACTAATTCTTCTAAATTCGGCATAGATGTAACAGTGTGAGATAAATGAAATTTATGAAGTAAACAAAAAATTGAAGTGTGAGATAAAAAAACTCTAGATAAAAGTGGTTGTCACCTTGGCAAATTTATCTGATGAACCTATTAGAAAATGAGAGCCatctgcagattttgatagggagGTAATCGTTTTCTGATGACCAATTTCTTTATCTGCCTCCTTCAGCAGTTTGTCAGTCTAAAAAGTTCAcacaaaatgaaaaatgaaatcaaataagtCTGAAATTTTATATATCTTAGATTTTGTACTACTATTCCTTGCAACCGATTTGATTTCCTTGGCTCATCAAGAATGAAATGATAGTTAAATTAGATATGATAACAGTCTCTTATAATTATATGTTGTCAAACGGCATGAAATTTCCTTGAAGGATAAGAGTCACCACAAAACATGGCAAACATGAAAAGTAGACCATGTGAAAGAATGATATATTAGGAACTGGTACAATAATTGTAGGGGGGGACTAATATGGTATcagaggaaaaaaaaatccatacTTAGCTAACGTCGCATCACAAAACAACAAATTTACATATTCGAAGATAGAAACATCCATCAAGTCTTTGGTAAATAATTCCAAGAAAATGAATAGCTTTGTTATATATGTAATACATGAATGTGTATGATAGCAAAGGAAAGCACATTAGTTATAGTGAAATTGTTTATGGCAAGCTAGTTACCTACACACTACAAATTAACTATTTAACTCAGCAATATGGAGAAAAGTTCAAGCCGCAAATTTGGATATATTCTGCATTGTTTCCATCATTAGTCAGCAGTCTTAAAGTTCAAAGTCATAGAACATAATGCCAGAAGCAGATAAATTGAAGCTAAAGATGATGATACAAGAGAACTTACATGAACATCCTTAAATGAACAGTGGCTATCCTTTAGGCAAAGGGTCAGAATCAAACATTATTACAATGTACTATAATTTAATCAACATTACATGAAATATCTTGATTGTCATTATAGATTATAAAGACGCCTTCTTTAATTATTGGACCAATAAATATACAGAAATCAGTTAGATGAATGTCAGACAATAGAAATAAACAATTTGTGACTCATGATGAATGAATATCACGTGACCAATTCATTTAAATGCACATGTAACTTCCATaccttattaattattttattttacaaaataaaaggaCTTTGACAACTTAGATGAGTAACAGTTTAACATCTGTTCAATTTGGGCAGGAATCTCACTTTTGCAAGCACTATAGTTCAAATCCGgactttaaaaaattgaaatgattttttctttgttctaagttttttaaaaaataaagttttaaaatttaaggaGGAGAGTCTTGGTGCATTGTTCACTTCTATTCATATTTTCATGGTTTAACAGAGTTCTGTGCCAGAATATCCAACAAGATCTTAATTATGATACATACAGTCAACTTATTAACAATTATGATCTTGTAGAGAGCAACACAAACAAACAGTATGTTTTAGGGACGAATTAACACCCTTCCAATATGATTAACATTCTCAATTAATCCATGCCACTTTCAAGGATAGATATCAAAAGTTTAACAACATTTCTACTAACATACATATACTTCAAGTTTCAGTAATTCTAGTTATAACCTATTTAAGGATCGTCTACTTATCTGTCAATTGGTGGCAGGGGAAGAGACTCAACACTGAAAAGGGTTGATGATtcattaataataaattaaaagagaaTCGCGAGCGCCATGCCAGTTATCTGGAtaggcaaaaaaaaaatgaaataacccTAGATACAGTTTTTTTAGCAATGCCGCAACAATTAATGAAAAAACAAATAGGGTAGGGAGAAATTCCTTTCTGAGATTAAAGGAGTGAAGAacattttctattcctatcaatcGAGCAGGCATATAATCCTGATCCAcacgaaaaagaaaaaaaaagtgatcGAGAAATCTAGGGACGATATTCCTAATATTAGATGGGTTGTCAAACGAGGTCTAGAACGCACCTTGGAGAGGATGTCGTCGGAGAGTGCGAGATGAGTCTGGCAGTGCTTGCAGTTGTAAATCTTGCCCTCTAGGCTAACTAGAAACAACCGCCCTATCTAGACTCACCCCCAATCGAAGGCAAAGAGCTTCTTCTTGATCTAGACAACAGGAAGAGGAGatggagagagagagggagagaggaggaggagggtcAACCTGGAGCTGGTGAATTCGTAGAGCTTCCCATGGGCTGAAAAGATGATGAGGCCGATCTCAACATCGCAGAGCACGGAGAGCTCAAAGGCCTTCTTCAGAAGGCCTCTCCGGCGCTTGGAAAAGGTCACCTGCCGGCTGGCCAGGTTCTCTATCCTCCTTATCTGCGTCTTCCCCCTCACCATGTCGACCGAGCAGCAAAATCAGCGAGCAAGGAGCTCCGATCAGTCATGGCCACACGAGAATCGACAAGGAGGGATCAGATCCGAAGAAGGAGATGAGGAATCGAGGTTACCATATATGGGATCGAGAAAGAGTGGAGGAGGGCAACTTCTAGTGACCCGACGACGACTCCAAGCCACACAGGcagcctcttctcacccaaagcgaggagttggaggagatgcggtgtggttggaagGAGAAGCAAGGGagtcgtgtgttgatcctgatcgggagaggaaggggcgtcaatctaggaaggggaagggcagcgcgatataggtttaggtttggagggaagagtgaagtgttataaattttggctaagtattggggggaaaattaaattattttatttatcatagacaccgggttttaaaaaccgatgttaaaatcggtgtctattaacgaaaaaaaagcgCTCacagacatcggctaaaaaatcgatgtctatgaatgaaaatctgcgctcatagacaccgatttttggaaaaatcggtgtaaaatactcaaagacatcggtttttgcttaaaccgttgttgttccaccgatatctatgagggtttttgttgtagtgattctTTTATATGACCTGATTAGACCAGGCATTCCATGCATATCCAGCGCTTGCCCCACATGTCCTCGGATCCACATCTAGCACGCCCCGTCATGTTCCCACATATCTTGGGGAGATGCCTACATCATGTCTACTCCACATCCTAGGTTTGCTACAGGTGCTCGTGATATTGCACTGCTCAGGATCGTCCTCATTCAGGCTCTAGGCACTTGGGACGCCACCCACTCGGGCTCGGTTGTCAACCGCTCGGGCTTTGGGTGCTTGGGAATACAACTCACTTGAGCTTGAAGTCAACCATTCACTCTTGGGAACGCTACTCACTCGTGCTCTGGGTGCTTCGGAATGCCATCCACCTAGGCTTGGTGCCACTCACTCGAGTTCTGGGCGCTAAGGAATGCCACTCACTCGAGCTCTGGGCGCTAGGGAATGCCACTTGGGCTTTGGACACTTGAGAACGCCACTCTCTGGGTGCTCGAGCACGCCACCCATTTGGGCTTGGGCATCACCCACCTAGGCTCGGGGCACTTGGGAATACTACAATACTCAGCCGGTATAATAGCATCACCCACTCCGACTTGGGCATCATCCATTGATCGAGTCAAGGGATTCTTCGAATGGACTCTATATTGACCGAGTCAAGGGTCAGCCTAATGCATCATTATACTCCATCAAACTCCATCCTCATCCAATTAGCCACTTGTTTTTGTCAAATTTTCTTTGATAGACTCAAAGGTCAGTGGATTGCAAGATAGCAATCAAGGATTGACCATATGATATAGTGCATGAGAAGGGGGGCAGGCGGATGacgtggtcaaaagtcaagcccatGGGATGGCCAGAAGTCTAGCCcctgtggaggtcagaagtcaagcttgtgTGGCCATAGTCAGAGTCTCAATTGACGGGGCATTCAAAAGATAAGATTACAAATTGAACAAGATCCAGCCTCGATGGCAATTAAGGGCAGGGCCCACAAGCCAGGTAAAGGCGTGGAAGGAAAGGCCTCTAGCGTAGAACAGACCTGGTGTACAGGTCAGGACGTACGAACCAGGATTAcagaggacagaagcaggtcggtataCAGACCTGGTGTACAGGTCAGGACGTACGAACCATAGATTACAGAGAACAGAAGCAGGTTGGTAGGTGATGTCTACCAAGGATACGGGTCGAGGCTTCTAGCCTTGCGGCGTAAGATATATCGACAaatgtacaggtcgggacgtacgaaCTAGGGATTAcagaggacagaagcaggtcggtataCAGACCTAGCTTATAGGTCAAGAGGTACGAATCATAGATTAcagaggacagaagcaggtcagtatacagacctggcgtataggTCGGGGTGTACGAACTATAGATTACAGAGGACCGAAGCAGGTCGGTATATAGACCtggtgtacaggtcgggacgtacgaaACATAGCTTACAGAGGACAAAAGCAGGTGggtagtgttggtgcgggaagcatctgacgatcaaaccttagttttgataatggcaaagggattcaaagttaagtttaattgttaactaatgtgtatgattgagtatttcaggaaagtcctaactgtggttaggcaggtaaaaaccctagggggtggtaaccctaggtcctagggggtggtaaccctaagtggagaaaagtcctagctgcagttaggcaaggaaaaaccctagggggtagtaaccctaggtcatagggggtggtaacccaatgcgggaagtcttggcgggtcgacgcttcgggcaaaaatcctagggagtggtaaccctaggttaaaatcctggtgtcgcgaaccgagtagaagtctggatgggtcgaggaccggacatccagcatgaagaccggaagcctcggacgctgagcaaaagtccagtcgatctggaggatcgtactggcaacaggtaaatctcctgagaggagtaggtgaggacgcgttcctcggaagagggaacagttggtgtcgggtcgacctagggtttccggtcggaaactcgaagtcagacccggacagtcgggggactgtcaaatttatttatatattatcttttgtgttctaactctgttttgcaggaaactaatatttttgtgcagggttagaactgaccgggatcagtcgaccgaacctcgggatcggtcgaccgaacctccaagctaacaGATCAAGTCTCCAGAAGTTGGATtgggctcgaccagggatcggtcgaccggacctcgggatcggttgaccgaacctgggataggtatcGACTGGATCAAGTCGAGGTGttcgggtcagaggagactgatcggtcgatcggaccctgggatcggtcgaccgaacccagggatagagtttgaccagatcgaagcggagcgacggatcagatgcggtggagatcatctgatcggtcgactgaacatgaggatcagtcaaccgatccgcttcgggtcaaagctgatcccgagacttagggatctggatcagatcttgcagagctataagaggaggcctcgaggtgcagctcatcATCGATCTCGAATAGAAGAATCTGTGCTTTCCAAAGCTGCTCCGAACGCTTTCAACAACTCTCTGCAACTCCGACAACCAGCGTCTACATCTTCATTTGTGATAGTGTCGGTATAATTCTATTATTGTTATTAAACTGTAATACATCTTGTAATCTTtgcgatatatagttgttgctcaccgaaagcggtcaacgaccgcgggccttcgaataGGAGTCGAGATagtctccgaacgaagtaattcgaccgtgtcttctgtgtgtgtttgcatttactttccgctgcgtttaagttttcttttatgattctgaaatcgattgtgaaagccacgagcgctattcacccccctttagcgcgtctcgatccaacaattggtttcagagcggggtagcgttgatcttgtgcaaccaccaatcacacaTCTTTTTCGTggttattttcagttttacggagtcaattagaatgagcctaatagctacattctaaaattttctttgggaatcgatttttgctcgaagttggtgcaacaccactcgagttggtttcttttattttcataCCGCAcaactaatccaggatcaagtcctggtacattttttttgtttccttgtgtgcaagtTGTTTTaaaatggccctccaagaaggctgtagcacttctcgccccccgctcttctccggagatgatttttcatattggaagaaccggatggaataccacctcaagacgcaagtcgagatgtggatcatcatccagaccggtctcgagctaccacgTGACGGCACCGGAGAACTGGTTTCCTGCACCAACTGGGACACCAGCATCAGGAAGAAGGTGGAAGCAGATGCCAAAGCcacttgcatgctacaatgcgggcTTACAAAAGAAGAATTCAACAGAGTTGGACCCTTCTCaagcgccaaagagctatggagaaaactgatcgaactgcacgagggcacctccgatgctaaagtaagtaagcgcgatttaattttaaataaactgtataatattaaaatgcagaaaggtgagacggcgagccagcttcacgcgcgcatccgggacctactcaacgggcttcatgcgatcggccaaagGGTGGAAAATCGCgatgtaataaggtacgcgctaagcgcttttccgaggaacaccttgtgggcatccatggttgatgcttacaaagtttctaaggatttatcttcaataaaactagatgaattgttttccgaactagaattgcatgagcagactaatgcacgcccggtcgagaaaggtgttgctttggttgcaggtaccagcagaacGCGCGAACTGACGTCAAGGCGTAAATccaaacccgagtccaaagacgaatcagacGCAGAGGGCGAAGACGAAGTTATTTTTGAATTGATAAAGCTCGTGCGGAAAATATGCAAGTCAAAAAGGGTAACTCAAACGGACCCGAAGGACAGATCTGGAGTCACTTGCTACggatgtaaccagaaggggcactacaagccggattgtCCAAACAAAAAGCAACATAAAAAGAAAGCATTAAaggcaacctggtccgagtccTCAGATGAATTCGAgttcgacgaagaagaaccgacaagcttcctcgcgttgcCAGTACAAGTAAACATTGACGAAACCGAGTCCGAATTCGAGTCTGAAACtgagagcgagtcggaaactgagtcagagcgaagccacggatccacatccgtttctgaaggaccgaaccccactgCAAGTGCCTTACTTGCTgaaactcaattagatgatttgcaaaagttaattccttacttgattaagaaattagctaaatccaatgttcgggtcaagtcactccaaaaggaggtaacagcccttaaggaagtgacagacttgagttctttaactgagtctattcaaattggaagttcaactcaagtccaacaacttgaggaagaaaattcaaatttgaaaactcaaattaaagaactcaaggacacgttggaacggttcactatgggttccaagaatttggatctgattcttggaaaacagtgagccgtttacaacaaaaccggacttggatttaaaaccaagaaaaaatataaatcatatctatctttagtaaatagaaataataaaaccatagttcaagcatgggtttccaagtcaaacttggttaatcaagttggacttggactatattgggtccccaaggatcagatccattaccttgatagaccctatcgaggatatgatccagggggagcaaataaaAAGACCATCTTTACAAATAGATAAattaatgcttgtttatttattcttctttacattatgcatgtttagatttaggatagcttaaggatctaggtgtaatttacacttgctagttaaatctaggagtttcaaaaagaaaattgaatatatatttctttgagcgattctgtctagcaaggggtggatgatctcatacccaagaaggtctagagCCTCGCACTGACCTGggaatcaatctttgaaatacttatttaattgactaattggaaacctaattttaactcaaatgtaaattaatccttagaaataatttaaatcaaagataaccatctcacaaaaatacttaagattacctgattgataacttagaatcgggtgagatggattaAGGTTGAACTTAGCCTATAATCAATATAATCTaatcaaattaacaaaatttaatctatttaaaatcaattttaaaaatccattgaaaaattatttgaaaattatttaaaaatcattttaaaaatcctttgaaaaattatttgaaaattatttaaaaatcattttaaaaatattttgaaaattaatttcaaaattatttaaatcctttgaaaattaatttcaaaattactttaaaaatcatttgaaaattaattttaaaattacttgaaaaatcttttgaaaattaatttcaaaattatttaaaaatcctttgaaaattaatttcaaaattactttaaaaatcatttgaaaattaattttaaaattacttgaaaaatcctttgaaaattaatttcaaaattatttaaatcctttgaaaattaatttcaaaattactttaaaaatcatttgaaaattaattttaaaattacttgaaaaatcctttgaaaattaatttcaaaattatttaaaaatcctttgaaaattaattttaaaaaattatttgtaaaatccttcgaaaattattttcaaaattactttaaaaatcatttgaaaattaattttaaaattacttgaaaaatcctttgaaaattaatttcaaagttatttaaaaatcctttgaaaattaatttcaaaattattttaaaaatcatttgaaaataattttaaaattacttgaaaaatcctttgaaaattaattttaaaaaattatttgtaaaatcctttgaaaattaatttcaaaattacttgaaaaatcctttgaaaattaatttcaaaattattgaaaaattatttcttaaTCTGAGagtttagaaagtttttttttacacTTTTTTAGAAACACTTAGACTTTAATGTTTGCAAAGCTAAGTGTTGACTTCAGTACTCACTTTTTACTCCcctctttattttgatatatggcaaagggggagagtataaggaaattcaaaggaaaataaaaggaaactaaattcaaaattcaaaattcaaaattcaaaattaaaagaaatcaGTTTAAGGGGGAGCTcccattaagggggagcttcaatgtgcttaggttttatttatgcttgtacTCATTTATATCTacctttattacatttttttcccttaactttgaatttcggttgtcataatcaaaaagggggagattgttggtgcgggaagcattcaacgatcgaaccttagttttgataatggcaaagggattcaaagttaagtttaattgttaactaatgtgtatgattgagtgtttcaggaaagtcctaactgtggttaggcaggtaaaaaccctagggggtggtaaccctaggtcctagggggtggtaaccctaggtggagaaaagtcctagctgcggttaggcaaggaaaaaccctagggggtagtaaccctaggtcatagggggtggtaacccaatgcgggaagtcttggcgggtcgacgcttcgggcaaaaatcctagggagtggtaaccctaggttaaaatcctggtgtcgcgaaccgagtagaagtctggatgggtcgaggaccggacatccagcatgaaaaCCGGAAgcctcggacgctgagcaaaagtccagtcgatctggaggatcgtactggcaacaggtaaatctcctgagaggagtaggtgaggacgcgttccttggaagagggaacagttggtgtcgggtcgacctagggtttccggtcggaaagtcgaagtcagacccggacagtcgggggactatcaaatttatttatatattatcttttgtgttctaactctgttttgcaggaaactaatatttttgtgcagggtta encodes the following:
- the LOC122040396 gene encoding MADS-box protein J2-like: MVRGKTQIRRIENLASRQVTFSKRRRGLLKKAFELSVLCDVEIGLIIFSAHGKLYEFTSSRLTLLLLSPSLSPSPLPTDKLLKEADKEIGHQKTITSLSKSADGSHFLIGSSDKFAKMSGKAEEGILLAPNS